In Alphaproteobacteria bacterium, the following are encoded in one genomic region:
- a CDS encoding zinc-finger domain-containing protein translates to MQPAETIRVDSTQVSCDGGDGALGHPLVWLEMGAADHIDCPYCGRRFVLNEGAAAHAAH, encoded by the coding sequence ATGCAACCGGCAGAGACGATCCGTGTCGACAGCACGCAGGTGTCGTGCGACGGCGGCGACGGCGCGCTTGGCCATCCGCTGGTCTGGCTGGAGATGGGGGCGGCCGATCACATCGACTGCCCCTATTGCGGCCGGCGTTTCGTGCTCAACGAAGGCGCGGCGGCCCACGCCGCGCACTGA
- a CDS encoding VOC family protein has translation MADGKPGSFFWNELMTPDPAAAAAFYKAVVGWDKGAMPMPGGEGGEYHLWQVGDETMGGMMQMSGPQFQGVPPHWMAYVHVADVDAAAAKAGSSGGAVHAPPFDVPGVGRIAIVADPAGAMLGLITPAARQD, from the coding sequence ATGGCTGACGGCAAACCGGGAAGCTTCTTTTGGAACGAACTGATGACGCCCGACCCGGCAGCGGCGGCGGCGTTCTACAAGGCCGTGGTCGGCTGGGACAAGGGCGCGATGCCGATGCCCGGCGGCGAGGGTGGCGAGTATCACCTGTGGCAGGTCGGCGACGAGACCATGGGCGGCATGATGCAGATGTCGGGGCCGCAGTTCCAGGGCGTCCCGCCGCACTGGATGGCCTATGTCCATGTCGCCGACGTCGACGCCGCCGCGGCCAAGGCGGGCTCTTCCGGCGGGGCGGTGCATGCGCCGCCGTTCGACGTGCCCGGCGTCGGCCGCATCGCGATCGTGGCCGATCCCGCCGGCGCGATGCTCGGCCTGATCACCCCGGCCGCGCGCCAGGACTGA